CCCTGTTTAGCTGAATTTTTCTCCTTTTTCGGCGCTCACTCTGAATTCCTTGCATGCAAATGACGCTTCTCTCTGTTTTACTTCTCTGTTTTTTTCAGTTTGTTTACTGAAAATCTTGTGTTTCAAATATTGTGAATACTTCTTTTTGGGGTTAATCTCGTGTTCCTGATGATCCCGtaagaaaaaataattgaatgTGTTTGTTTATCTTCTGTACCTTTTTctaatttgtttttaaaaatgaatttctcTCAGTTTTAACTGTTGTGTGGAATTGGGGCCGGATATTCTGACCAAAGGGTTTTTGGAACGAATTTCCAAGGGACTTTTTGTTTTGTGGTTTTTGAAAGGGAAATATGGGGTTTAGggtttcaaatttaattttgttgatGTTGCTGCATCTTTGTGCCTGCCTGCATGCAATGGATCAAGATTGTtgattctcttttttttttttttcaatatttgtTTTCTGGAAGTTTTTTATGTTTTGCTTCTGAGAATGAGGGTGATAACTTTGAAGTTATTAGTCATAATTTTTCAAGTTAATGGTTTAGTTTTGTAGTTAATTATGTTAATCTTTCTTGTTTTAATTGTTTCATTcatttcttttttcaaattggtTTTATACATTTTGTTAAGAGGGAAAACAGGAAATTTATGTTGTACTAATAAATGGAGAAAATCATGTAAAAttaattgtgcatttagaattTAAGATCGTTAAAGAACATTGTTGCTTTAGCCGTGCATGTCTATGGATTCAATActtttgtttcatttttttgTCCATCTAATTAAAATGGAACAATTATAAGGTTACATCAAACACAAGTTACTTATTTGCCTTCTGTTAGATTGCATGCAAAAGGCTTGTGGTTACTACAGATCATATGAACTTTATGCTGATCTCCTCACAAATGCCATTGCTAAATGTTTCTCAGGCTTGGATTTTGTGAGCATGTTCGGTTTATGAAATATGAAGTGAACTTTTATCATTGATATTTGGTTACTGGGGGATCCATACTATGGGGTCTCAAGGTGGTGGTGAAAGTAATGGTAAACATGCACAGCTTCAGCCTTTGGCACGGCAAAACTCAATGTACAGTCTTACGCTCGATGAGGTTCAGAATCAATTAGGTGACTTAGGAAAACCCCTAGCTAGTATGAACCTTGATGAGCTTCTAAAAAATGTATGGACTGCTGAGGCCAACCAGTCTATAGGTATGGAAATTGACCGCACAACACAAGCTAATCAAGCTGCGCTGCAGCATCAAGCTAGTCTATCGATAACTAGTGCGCTTGGCAAGAAGACAGTTGATGAGGTATGGAGAGATATCCAGCAACATAAAGATAACAACGAGAAGAAGCCTCGAGACAGACAAGCTACATTGGGAGAGATGACCTTGGAGGCTTTCTTGGCGAAAGCAGGGGTCGGGATTGTCCCTGAAGCATCGGGTAATACTAAAAGTGCTGGTCCTTTAGCTGTTGCTGATTCTAATTTAACAGCACCACCATTCCCTCCACAAGGTCCAATGATGCAATATGCACAACCACAGTATCAGCATCCTCAGCAAAGTTTAATGGGGATGTATATGGCTGGCCAGAACATAGCACAGCCATTGCACATGGGAGCTGGTGCTGCTTTGGATGTTCCATATGCTGATGGTCAGGTGGCAATGCCTTCACCTTTGATGGGAAGCTTGTCCGATACGAAGATACCTGGGAGGAAAAGGGGCACACCAGAGGACATATTGGAGAAGACGGTGGAAAGGAGGCAGAAGAGGATGATCAAGAATCGGGAATCTGCTGCCCGATCTAGAGCAAGGAAGCAGGTTACCTTTCTCTTTCTTTGAACTATGTGTCATATTGATGTGATACAATATGAAGTTCCTTTTCTATGTTTAGCTTTTCCCTTAATAAAATTTCTTCACCTTGATGACTAAATAGGCTTACACAACGGAATTAGAGAATAAGGTGTCGCGCCTGGAAGAGGAAAATGAAAAGCTGAGGAAACGGAAGGTTAGATTCATCTTTGAAGTTATTTTTTACTTTGTTTCAATCCCCGGTCCCACTCCCTAGTCCCCTGTTACTCTCAAGTGATGAATATGATAGTGAGACTTAGCACGATGGTAAGATTGCTATGCCGTGACCTAGAAGTTACGGGTTCAAATCCAAGAAACATCCTATCTACTTGTGGTGGTAAGCCGAGTATACTTCCCCAACCCACGTCCTATTAGGTGGGAGTGATGTGCTCGGCGCTACCCTCCTAGACTTATAATTTTAAGCGCTGAATGTATGGTGTTATTTTCTGATTGATAATATCAATTCTTAATATTCAAGATAAGATATGAGCAATCtatatttcttcttcattattAATTCTCTCTAAACTTAAAATCATATTACGAGGTCTTGACATACTATTTCATTGTTTTCTAATTGTGAGTAAAATCTTAGAGTCATTGACCATGAAAAGTGTATTCCTCAACTATCTGATGCATGTGTATTCCTTACAAGTCAAAGTGCAATGCAACAAACAGCATCATCTATTACATGGTTTGGCGAGTAATTTCATTACTTGAGCCAGTAGTCCTGTAATGCAATTTGGCATTGAACCAACCTAGTCAAAAGATTTGGTGGGATGGTGATGTTGGGCACTTGATTGCCCCACCAGATCTCCAATGCGAGCTCCCAATGCACCCCTAATGTAAtccaaaagaaacaaaaatgtGTTATTTTAACACTTCTACGGCTATTAGAACACTGATTAGTGAAGTGGGTTGCAGACAGATGATTGATATTTTAGAAATCTCTGGTTTATTAATGTTGTGCTTTAAAAGGAAAAATTAATTACATATAGTCATATAGAGAGCTGCTAGTTCTCTATTTTGGCTGGGAAGACATGAGTAGAGAGAATTGAGGAAATGCCTTgtatgaaataaataaataaataaataaaaggccTCACCGGTTCAGGGAAGTGGCTCAGCAATTGCATTTTTCCTTGTATTTGTCATTTCAGGTCAACTCCCTCACACAATATTGAACTTAGGAGATCTGTGCCCTACGTATCTGGAAATAACTCTTAGCTGAAGTTGAATTGTTAAAATCTATTATCTTCCAATTTTTCCCTGTTCTTATTCATGGAAAAGGCTTCTCTAAGTTCTCTTGCTTCCTTCAAAGATTTGCATTTGTGTACTCTTGAATGATGCGTCTCTTCATTATACTTGAATTAGATAGCAATCTTCTCTATATGAAAGAAACTtgatttcttaatttattttttctgtgGGCTAAAATTATTCACTTAGTGTTTTATCCAAAAAATGACATTCACTTCTGCTGCACGGCATACACATAAGTTGTTACTGCACATAATTGAACTAAGCCTTTAAGGCTGCTCTTCTTTGCAGAGGTAGAAGAAGAtttcttcaataaatttttttttaatgcaagTAATTGGTAGGAAGATTATTAAAGGTTCTACTTGTAGATTACAAATTCTTCATGCTGATGTCCCAATCCACCCAGAAATCTTGTTTATGTTACATTCATGCTGCTGTCTTAATCTTGTTGCATTCTTAGTTCCTTGTTCCATTTTCAACTAGCCCACTAACTTTTGTCCTAAACATGCAGGAACTAGAGAACCTGTTGTCTAGTGCGCCCCCACCACCCCAACCTCGATATCAGATTCGCCGAACATCATCTGCGTCGTTCTGACATCTGTACCTGTAAGTGGAGGCAGGGTAGTCAATCAAAGGCACCAAAGCTGTTGTATTAGTTGGTGCTTTAGGTTGCCTTTCTTGATAACAGTTTaaataaaaaggggagaaaaaagAGGGGGTGGGGGTGGCGGTGCGGCGGCGGCGGCGGTGGTGGCAATGGGGGGAGGAAAAGTGTCAAGCTCTGAAAGATAAGTTATCTCTAACATGTGAAAATTGTGATGCTAATGAGTAAAAATAGAGAATGTGAAAAGAACTAGTTGTTGAGACTTTGTGACTCTCTTAGTAGCAAGCAGCTTAGAGCTTTGTAAATTGAACTTCacaatcttttatttttaatatgaatgtTAAGATTGAGTAGTAAAGTTAAAATACCAACCAAATAACAAAAAAggtttttattatttctatgtAAATGCAATATTCTTATACTCCCTTCTTCCAAGTAAATCTGTCTTTTAGTGTTAATGTTTTAAGATAGCTTTACTTTTGTTTTACAATCTGATTTACTTacattataattattttacaGCTTATCCAAATTCTTTGAtacaaacaaaatattaaaaggTAAATAATTGAGAGTGAAATCAGACAAAAAGAAGTTTGTGAACCTCTTTTTAAACCCAGAAAGTTATCTTTCTCATAAGTTTCCGAACTTTCTAAAGTCTTGAAATTTATTAGGTACCAACATATTATCTGCCACTTATTGCCAATaatgattaattattatattttaaacacatatataaagagatatattcaaaaaatatatttataaagatacttctattaaacacaattataaaaaagatatttttattagacacatccacaaagacacttctattaaatatagttataaataagagttgacAGATGATGGCAGAAACGTTGTTGGTAACGTAGCATGATTGAGTATCTTTTTAAGCCAATCCCAATTCTATAGGGCTGTGTTTGGTTTTGACAACATGATAAGATAATAATACATTGAAAATAAGACACAagatataaatacaaaaattagtgtttttgtattttgtttggtaataaattaaaaaaatttataaaagtctaattttatttaatttttaaaaaaaatataattataaaaaataataaaaaaatataagttgtGTTCGCCGTTTGTCACAAtggatatatattttatatttttgtatctTTATCTCAGTATTTCGGGTATGTAAACAAACGTAGTCTAGAAACAGACGAGAGAAAATTAGGATGGGCTCAATTTCAGAAACATAAACATGATCCACTTATTATATAAATTGAGAAGAAACTCAAATAGTTCCCTATGGAATATGGATAGGTAACGGGTTTGTAAAAGCCCATgtcatttttattcttaaaaactAAATAGTAATAACTACCAAAATTGCAATAGTAGATTTTTTTCACTAAAAATCCAACtcctaaaaaaattagtaatttaagATTAATCAGAGCGCCTACCTATTACACAAATGATGTTAAGATCATCACAAAGTTAAATAGTCTAGTTCTCACAGaagattatttatttaaaaaataaaaatttaattttatcttttacacttcttttataaaaaaagtcatacaattatttaaataattatctaagTAATAAACTCGAAAAACAATGATTTGTGCCATAAATTATATTGATTGTGACgataaaactaaatttaaatctgaaataaaaattttgtgagattatttaagtaataaatttaaaaaataattgttagTACTACAAatccttttatattaactatgtacaactaaaataaattataatttaaatctaaaataaaagtttcacaAGATTATTTAAgtaatgaatttaaaaaataattatttgtgAAATGCTCTCTTTTTATATTAACtgcatattaaaattaaaaattttgccaCACTTATATGAGCTTTATAGTTTATAGCGGGAAATCATaatgaagaataaaaaaaataaaaaaataaaaaaaagagggtAAGGGGCACGCGCGACACGTGCGACGAGAGCGGTGAGAGAGGGAAGTGTTATAGAAGAGTCGAATTGGTTAAAGAAGGAACGCGAGTTGTCTTTGAAACCCTAAAGCCTCACGCATTTGGGGATTGTTCTTCTTCCACTCGCTCATGCCCCTCGCGTGAACCTGactctccctcctctctctctcactttCACCCTCTTTCATCCCTTTCTGTTTCAGATCATcaatctctcttctttctctcagGTACCTTCAATTTCCACACACCCTAACccccctctccctctctctgaTTCTTTTTTTGTGTAACTCTGTTTGAATTGCTCTTGTTCTGTTTTATGCTTTATACAATGCTTTTAGGTTCTTATGCTATTCCTTAACTTACTAGATAGATGCAGGACTTCAAATTCAGTGCACTGTGAGCTAGAATTTGGGTTCGGAAGTTTGTATTTTTTGGTGCAAGCTTGGTACAGTTTGTGAGGTGGTGGCAGTGTGTATAATGTTAGAAGGGTAACTAATGGTTTTTGTTGATGACACATTGTTGGGTTGAAGTGTGCTCATAAAGGAGGTGAATTTATTAGTTGTAGTTTGTTTATAATGTTAAATAGAGAGTCTGATTAAAAAAGCCTCACAGTTAAAAATTAGCTATTGGTTTGGACCTTATAATGTTTGGAGGTTATCTTGTTTGACTTGTGGCACAAAGGAATGTGGAGGAGTCTAAATTGTGTTGATACTGACAGTGTTCTTTTCTTAATCTAAAATATTCTAGGGATGTTTTGTATTCGAAATATTTTGGAGAGTTGGTCTGTTCCgatatgatatgatatgatgATTAACAAGTTTCAGAGATATGACTCTTTGCACCACTAGACTCATTGACTTTAATGAATACTAACTGATGGTTGTTATCTGTGGGTCAAACCATTGGAATTAAATGGCTAATTCTTAATCCAAATTAAACTGTAACAGTTTGCTGCATGAGCTGTTTCTCATCTTTAAGCTGGAAATCTGGAATGTCTAACCCATTTCATTGGCGTGTTATGACTTCTCATGGAATGTCTTTTTCCCAAGTCTATTATGTTATTTCTCTTTCTAAAATAAACAAAGTAGCACAAGCTGGCTAGTAACTGTAGCCATTGTTTTCCCTTACTTGTATCCACAAGTTTTAATCATCATATCCAAGTTTGCTGCAAGTCCAACTTCTTGAGAGTTTACAGTAAAACATTAAATGACTTttctgttaaaaaaaaaaaaaactaaattagaTTAAAACTAAGTAAAGTACCATTTTACTGCTTCGATTTGTGGtcaaataaaaatgttatttaacTATTGGTTTTGGTGATGAAAAGAGAGATCAAATGGACCAAAATCCACTTCCAGATTGTGTGTCAATTTGAAAACTGACATCACAAACCAATTGGATAGTTGTTCCTATGGTCACAATGTCAATGCCATAGAGTAGGACGTAGGAACATGCTTAGGTGCCATGGACATCTGTTGACAATATCATTAAGGATGTAGTGTGTACCACTATCATGAAGCAGATGTATTCCACATTTGTATAtcacctctttttcttttgagcATGGCACATTTCTAATGAAACGTTTATAGCTTAGCAGTTAATGTGGAACAAGATTAGGTAATTTGTCATATCTTTTTGGTCTAGAGCGGATGGTTATCTTAATGTTTTCTAACATAGAAGTAGAGGGGTGGTAGCTTTTGTAAtgatttttttccctttttatcTCTCTTATTAGAGGACCTCCTTATCTATTCAGGATATTAAATGTTGAGTCTTTCTTCTGTTCATGTTATGAAACTGAAGAACAAATTACATAGCTTCTGTAACAGCAGCCATTTGCCTGTATGCAGGATATTAATTGGATTTTTTTGGACCCTTTCTAAATTGTCAAGCTACAGACTTCCAAAATAAGAGCATTGGTTACCAGTTAGGGTTGCAGATTTTTTTAACAGATTCCTATTATATATGATAGTCTGCTAGTTATGTTCAGGTTATACCCTTATACTGCCAGTTATCTTAAACAAAGGTTGCCTGACTTATCCCTAAACACTAGCAGGATCTTACTTGTTTTCCCCTCAAGTTGTTTGAAAGTTGAAATTTCTTCTCATGATCTGCCTTGTTTTCTATAGTTCTTTCACAACCCATAATCACATGATTAGGCAATGAATATATTAAGGAAATTGAACTGGATCTTCCTGATGGCTTGACATGATTTATATGTGCTAGAATTTTTCAGTACCCTTCATATCATCAAGAAGAAAGCTGTTCTGAACATGGATATAGACCTTAGGTTACCTTCTGGTGAACATGATAAAGAGGATGAAGAAACAGCTACAATTGATAACATATTGGATGGTGAAGAAAAATTGAATAATGGAGCTATGGAGGGGAGAAATATGGTTGATCCTGGTATGGAGTTACAAGCTCTAAATGGTGGTGATTTGAATTCGCCCACACTTGATATGGTAATATTCAAGGAAGATACTAATCTTGAGCCACTTTCTGGCATGGAATTTGAGTCTCATGGGGAGGCTTATTCATTCTACCAAGAATATGCTCGTTCAATGGGATTCAACACTGCAATACAGAATAGCCGACGCTCCAAAACATCAAGAGAATTCATAGACGCAAAGTTTGCTTGTTCTAGGTACGGAACAAAACGAGAATATGACAAATCGTTCAATCGACCACGTGCAAGACAGAGCAAGCCAGATTCTGAAAATTCAACCGGTCGAAGATCTTGTTCCAAGACTGACTGTAAAGCAAGTATGCACGTGAAAAGAAAACATGATGGAAAGTGGGTTATACACAGTTTTGTGAAGGAGCATAATCATGAGCTTTTACCAGCCCAAGCAGTCAGTGAACAAACAAGAAGAATGTATGCTGCAATGGCCAGACAGTTTGCTGAATACAAGACTGTGGTTGGTCTCAAGAATGAAAAGAATCCATTTGATAAAGGACggaatttgagccttgaatcaGGAGACGCTAAACTCATGCTGGATTTTTTTGTACAGATGCAAAATATGAACTCTAACTTCTTTTATGCAGTTGATcttgatgatgatcaaagacTGAAAAATATTCTATGGATTGATGCTAAAAGTAGGCATGACTATACCAACTTTTGTGATGTAGTGTCATTTGATACCACCTATGTTAGAAACAAATATAAGATGCCTCTTGCACTTTTTGTTGGAGTGAACCAGCACTATCAATTTATACTACTGGGGTGTGCCTTAATATCAGACGAAAGTCCCACAACTTTTTCTTGGCTGATGCGGATGTGGCTGAAAGGAGTTGGTGGTCAAGTTCCAAAAGTGATGATTACTGAACATGACAAGACTTTGAAGTCAGTTATTGCAGATATATTCCCTAGTGCTTGTCATTGTGTCTCTTTATGGCATATTGTGGGTAAGATATCTGAAAATATGgctcatgtaattaaaaaaCATGAGAAGTTTTTggcaaaatttgaaaaatgcatATACAGGTCATTGACCAGCGATGACTTTGAGAAGAGATGGTGGAAAATTGTTGATAGGTTTGAACTTCGAGAGGATGAATGCATGCAGTCACTATATGAAGATCGTAAGTTGTGGGCACCAACATTCATGAGGGATGTTTTCTTAGGTGGTATGTCTACTGTCCAACGATCCGAAAGTGTAAATTATTACTTTGACAAATATGTTCACAAGAAGACCTCTGTGCAAGATTTTGTTAAATTGTATGAAGCAATCTTGCAAGACAGGTACGAAGAGGAAGCCAAAGCAGATTCAGATACCTGGAATAAAGTAGCAACATTGAAAACTCCTTCACCTTTGGAGAAGAGTGTCGCAGGGGTTTACACGCATGCTGTATTCAAGAAGATTCAAGCTGAGGTTGTTGGTGCAGTTGCTTGTCATCCTAAAGCTGACAGACAAGATGAGACCACTATTATTCATAGGGTTCACGACATGCAATCAAATAAGGACTTCTTTGTTGTGGTGAATCAAGTAAAATCAGAATGGTCTTGTATATGTCGTTTATTTGAATATAGAGGCTATCTTTGTCGACACATATTGATTGTTCTGCAATATTCTGGCCATTCTGCAATCCCATCCCATTATATTTTGAAACGCTGGACCAAAGACGCAAAGGTCCGGAATATAATGGGAGAAGAGTCTGAACATATGCTGGCAAGGGTGCAACGATACAATGATTTATGTCAGCGAGCATTTAAACTGAGTGAAGAGGGATCTCTTTCACAAGAGAGTTACAGTATTGCAGTCCATGCACTGCACGAAGCACAAAAAAGTTGTGTGAGCGTTAATAATTCTGGCAAGAGTCCCATGGAAGTTGGTACATCAGTCACTCATGCTCAGCTTTCTACTGAAGAAGATACCCAAAGTAGAAATATGGGCAAgtcaaacaaaaagaaaaatccaGCTAAAAAGAAAAAGGTCTGTTGTTAATAACTGTACTGCAACAtcttgattttatataatttttttttcatttgttgATCTCTCCTTTGATTTGCAGGTGAATGCTGAGGCTGAAGTGTTGACTGTTGGTGCAATTGACAACATGCAACAAATGGTTTGTCCTCCCGCTGTTAgtctctctcaaattgtgtgaTCTTATTTACTGGTTATACTACGTTGTTAAGGAAATATAGGTTGTGTTTTGCGAATTGGGATTTGAAATGTTTGCATTGAGGGAAACTTTTATGAAGTATTACTTTGGAACTCCAACTTAGTTATATGGATAATGTGTATATTTGCTTGAAGCAAATTGCTCTTAAAGCTAAAAGGAATCTTCTTTTGCAGGACAAGTTCAGCACAAGAGCTGCAGTAACCCTTGATGGCTATTACGGCACACAACAACAGGTGCAGGGAATGGTATGAATATGATACTCCATAATTCTCATGTTTTATTATGCAACAGGATTTGATTTATTTGCTCCGAAAAGTGCATagtaattttgaattttactttgcCAACCGATAAAATTTCAAGAAACTATCAAATCAGTGTGAATAACTAAACACCATCGTAAATAAACTGTAAAATTGCTTTATACTATCAAAGCATTGAAACTGTTCTCATATATTCCATCAGTCAGGAAACTATACAGTTTGTTTGATTTCATTTAATTTTGTATGTGGATGTTTAACTAAAGCTTTGCTTTATTTGATGGATTAGTTGAATTTAATGGGACCGCGAGATGATTTTTACGGGAATCAGCAGACTCTTCAAGGACTGGTGCGTATAGAAGAAATTTTGATTGAGTTCtgttaaataattatttcgactattaaataatttatgtatCTTCACAGGGACCAATAAGTTCAATACCAACAAGTCACGACGGTTATTATAGTGCGCACCAGGGCATGCCTAATCTGGTAAGGCTATTTTGCCAAAGGATAAAGTTTTTTTCTTAAGGTTGTTTGGTTCTTATATGGTCTAAACTTGCAGGCACAATTGGATTTTTTGCGAACAGGTTTCACATATGGCATCCGGGTTAGTATGTAATTTGAAACTCAGTTTTAGAAAAGAGCTAtccttatttattatttattttatttctgaagaaaaatatcatgatGGTTCTCGTGGCAGGATGATCCGAATGTAAGAGCAGCGCAGTTGCATGAGGATCCGTCGAGGCATGCATGAATGCTGATATCCTTTTAGATGTAGTTGAGTTGAccaaaaacaagaacatgaaggtAGTTGACATATTAATGTCAAACCCATTATTTTTACGGTTAAATGAATATATTGTTGAGTATTAACAGTTCAATCAGTGATTGAAATGTTTTATATTGATAGGCTGGGAAACAAGGACTTTTGGATGCTTATCTTGGTGTAGATAACGGAATACATCATTCACGGTTCAAGTTAAAATGGGGAATTTCCAAATCCAGTATTTtgtaatataaatatatgttaagTTAATAATGCTGGATAGAGATTGTTGTATTATAATAACTTAGGCTACCTGgaaaaattacaatttggaAAGTGCTTGTTACTTAGCATGCTTTCTTATTTTTCCATTGCTTCAAAAGAGTAAATGTTGCTTATTTATGATTTCCTTTTTTTCCTGCACACGTTCCTCTCTGCCTTGTGT
This sequence is a window from Arachis stenosperma cultivar V10309 chromosome 10, arast.V10309.gnm1.PFL2, whole genome shotgun sequence. Protein-coding genes within it:
- the LOC130954596 gene encoding ABSCISIC ACID-INSENSITIVE 5-like protein 2; translated protein: MGSQGGGESNGKHAQLQPLARQNSMYSLTLDEVQNQLGDLGKPLASMNLDELLKNVWTAEANQSIGMEIDRTTQANQAALQHQASLSITSALGKKTVDEVWRDIQQHKDNNEKKPRDRQATLGEMTLEAFLAKAGVGIVPEASGNTKSAGPLAVADSNLTAPPFPPQGPMMQYAQPQYQHPQQSLMGMYMAGQNIAQPLHMGAGAALDVPYADGQVAMPSPLMGSLSDTKIPGRKRGTPEDILEKTVERRQKRMIKNRESAARSRARKQAYTTELENKVSRLEEENEKLRKRKELENLLSSAPPPPQPRYQIRRTSSASF
- the LOC130955249 gene encoding protein FAR-RED ELONGATED HYPOCOTYL 3 encodes the protein MDIDLRLPSGEHDKEDEETATIDNILDGEEKLNNGAMEGRNMVDPGMELQALNGGDLNSPTLDMVIFKEDTNLEPLSGMEFESHGEAYSFYQEYARSMGFNTAIQNSRRSKTSREFIDAKFACSRYGTKREYDKSFNRPRARQSKPDSENSTGRRSCSKTDCKASMHVKRKHDGKWVIHSFVKEHNHELLPAQAVSEQTRRMYAAMARQFAEYKTVVGLKNEKNPFDKGRNLSLESGDAKLMLDFFVQMQNMNSNFFYAVDLDDDQRLKNILWIDAKSRHDYTNFCDVVSFDTTYVRNKYKMPLALFVGVNQHYQFILLGCALISDESPTTFSWLMRMWLKGVGGQVPKVMITEHDKTLKSVIADIFPSACHCVSLWHIVGKISENMAHVIKKHEKFLAKFEKCIYRSLTSDDFEKRWWKIVDRFELREDECMQSLYEDRKLWAPTFMRDVFLGGMSTVQRSESVNYYFDKYVHKKTSVQDFVKLYEAILQDRYEEEAKADSDTWNKVATLKTPSPLEKSVAGVYTHAVFKKIQAEVVGAVACHPKADRQDETTIIHRVHDMQSNKDFFVVVNQVKSEWSCICRLFEYRGYLCRHILIVLQYSGHSAIPSHYILKRWTKDAKVRNIMGEESEHMLARVQRYNDLCQRAFKLSEEGSLSQESYSIAVHALHEAQKSCVSVNNSGKSPMEVGTSVTHAQLSTEEDTQSRNMGKSNKKKNPAKKKKVNAEAEVLTVGAIDNMQQMDKFSTRAAVTLDGYYGTQQQVQGMLNLMGPRDDFYGNQQTLQGLGPISSIPTSHDGYYSAHQGMPNLAQLDFLRTGFTYGIRDDPNVRAAQLHEDPSRHA